TTATCTTCTCCATCAGCATGTGCGCAATCAGGGTTTCCCGGTCATGTACAGAGACCTTGCGCCAGTCCCCGATTGGCCAGCTCTGCCCTTCTGGAACTTCTGCTTCTAGAGAATCATAGGACGCCTGAGCATCAGCAACTACCTGCCCAGCTTCCTCGGCAGCGACTTTCCTCTGCTCGGCCACCGCACGGGCCGATTGCGCTACGTGCTTTGCCTCAGCTGCGTTGGCAACGGCCTTCTGCACCTCTGCTTTTACCACTTCGAGCCGGGAGAGAGCTGCTTGGACTGACTTGTTCGCGGTAATTTGGGCTTCCAACAGCGCGGCATTGGCATTCTTGGTAGCAGCCTTAGTTGCGGCTACTCTTTCTTCAGCCTGTTCTACCTTCTGCTTGGCTGCCTCCAATTTGGCTTTCACTTCGGCGAGCTTAGCCTGCTTCTGTTTGAGCTGAGCGTTCGCTCCCTGCAAGATTGCCTCGGCTTGGGCCGCCTGTTTCTTGGCCTGCGAATACGAGGTACGGGCCGCTTCCAGGACCTCTGCTGGGGTCGCCTGCACGTCGTCGCCGGGCTCGGTGATTTCCCCGCCGGGCTTACTCGGCTGGGTGGGATCTGGGGTCTGTTCTCCAGCACCCGGCTTAGCTGGCGAGGTCGGATGTGGTTTTGCTACCTGATCATGCTTGGTCTTTCCGGGATGGGTGACCGCAACAGGCTGGGCATGACTGGAGCTGCCTCCCACCTTGGTAGCGGGATTGAGTGCCCCACCTTCTGCTTCCTGGCGAGGAACCAGCGTTTGCGGCTGAGTGTTTCGGGGCAGTTCATCGGTGCCCTGAGAACGGTTGTCTTCCGCTTCAGCTGGCGCGTCTACTGGTCCCGCATATGCCAACCCCGGCAGTTGCTGCGGGCGGGTCGACGCCTCATCCTTTTGATCCTTATCTTGGCGCTTCGGAGAATCCTTCTTAGGAGTCTGTGTTTTTTCCTTGCTGCCCGCCGATCCATCTTGTGCGCTCGGCGAGGAAGCCGCCCCTAGCGCATTCTCGGTCTGCTCGTCCTTAGTGGAGCATGCACTCAACGAAGCGACAGTTATGGCGGCTAAAGCTGAGGCTGCAACAACCTGCCGAGGGCGGAACATGTTCTTAGTAGCCAATTTTTACTCCTTCTTAGAAGTTTCTTCGAATTGGCAACCCCACCCACGCTGTGGGGCCGCCAAGGCAGCCACAGAATGGCACTATTGCAAGAAAAATGAAACCTCATTCAGGGCCGCACGAAAAACTGGCGCAAATTAATACATGAGCGAACGCACACTCCGTCCGGCGCAACAGGCTAAGGTCCTACAAATCCGCTTTTCGTTGGAATTTAGCGGAATTTATACCAGATTCAAAGATTTCAAGCGGCTTTCCCTCTCGACAGGCGAGACGGGGCCATAATAATAAAACCCGCAGCCTCAGCTGCGGGTTGTTTGTGGAGCTAGGGGGATTCGAACCCCCGACCTCTTCCATGCCATGGAAGCGCGCTACCAACTGCGCCATAGCCCCTTGGGCTGTCCCGTTCGGACTCCATAAGCTTAGCGGGCGGAGGGCGAAAAAACCAAATCGAAATAGCGTGTCCCTGCTCACGATTTGAGTTTGTGGCTACACTCCAACGTTATGGGCGGTAAGACGCCATCCCGGAGCGCGGGTGCCAGAGGACAGAACCGACCAGTGACAGTTATCCGGCCCACCGATGCCCTGCCAAACCGATGCGTCCAGGCGAAGCACTCCAGCAATTCCCTGGCTTATTGCAGAACCGTGCGAAACAAATAGCGCGGCTCCATCAAGATCAGCGGTCACTTCGGCCACCACCTCCCGGAAACGCTCTGCTACTTCGCATCGTGGTTCTATCTGCAACTGTGGGCATTCCCCACAGACCTTGTAACTGGCGTATTCGGCAGTAAAATCCAACTTAAAATCGTCGAAAGTACGCCCTTCAACCTGCCCGTAACTACGCTCAATCAGCCTCGGGTCGGTTTCTACATCCAAGCCGAGCCTGCTGGCAACAGCTTGCGCAGTGAGCTTAGCTCTAGATAGTGGCGACGAAATAATACGTTCAAACGCGAACTGGCGGGCTAGAGCCTCGCCTGCTCGTTCAGCCTGTTCGACACCCGTCTGATTCAGGGGAATGTCGACTCGCCCTTGGTAGCGCCGTTGCAGGTTGAAATCTGTTTGACCGTGGCGCAGAAAGACGATCTGGCTCATGCAGTCACCGCGGCAGGAATACTTTGGATATCTGCCGAGATATCAATGCGCGGGCAGTCTTTCCACAGTCGTTCAAGTCCGTAGTAGTGACGTTCTTCGGGCTGGAACACATGGACCATAAGTCCATCGGCCTCTACCGCCACCCATGAAGCGGCCTCCAAGCCTTCCCGCCTCTGCACAGAGAAGCCTAGTTCGCGCAATTCATCTTCTACCGCAGACACGACAGCCTTGACCTGCCTATCCGTGTCGGCACTTGCAAGAAGGAATGCGTCTGCAAAAGGCAATCTAGAAGAAACATCAATTGCGACAATATCTTCGGAAAGTTTGTCTGCCGCAGCTTTTGCGGCAACGTGGACAGCGGACAGGACAGTATCGCTAACAGCCACAGGGCTCCTAAGGTAATTCGGTTATAAAGGTCAGGGCTAACACCCAGTTACAGCATATCTAGGAACCGGGGTAAGGCATATTAGACACGAACTTTTCCGCGATTTATCCCGCTTACAGATCCTGGTACAGATCGTATTTGTCTACATAGCGCACTACCCCGTCAGGAACCAGATACCAGATAGGCGAACCCTTCGAGGCACGTTGGCGCACGTCAGTTGAGGAAATAGCAAGAGCAGGCACCTCCAGCAAGCTCATCACATTGTCATTGGCAACGCCCTCAGGAAGTTCATGCCCCGGCCTGGATACCCCCACAAAATGGGCCAGCTTAAACATCTCTTCGTGGTCCTTCCACTGCATGATCTTTGCCAGTGCGTCTGCGCCCGTTATAAAGAAGAATTCGGCATCTGGGCGTTCTTCACGAAGGTCGCGAAGAGTATCGATCGTATATGTCGTGCCTCCTCGATCAATATCTACCCTAGATACCGTGAAGCGAGGGTTTTCAGAGGTAGCGATTACCGTCATCAGGTACCTATGCTCCGGGGGTGTCACTCGCCTACCCTTTTAAACGGCTGGGTCGCGGTGGGGACGAATATTACCTCGTCCAAATTGAAGACATCCTGCACTTCAGAGGCAGCTACCAAGTGTCCATTATGGATCGGATCGAAGGTGCCGCCCATAATCCCAATTCGCTTAGATTTAGTTCCTAGCCCCACTGCCATTGTCGTTCCTCTCTAAAGTTAGGGGTAATGATACCGCGAAAGTGCAAGGGCTATCCCCTAACATGTCCCCGCCCGGTATATACCCAGGTAGTAGTTGTAAGTTCCTCTAACCCCATAGGACCGCGCGCGTGCATTTTTTGAGTCGAGATACCAATTTCGGCGCCGAGCCCAAGCTCCCCACCATCAGTAAATCTTGTGGAAGCATTTACTGCTATTGCGGCGGAATCTATCTGCTCGGTGAATTCTTCTATTACGCGCGCGTCCGTAGCCAGCACCGCTTCTGTGTGGCCAGTTGAGTGCGCGCTAATAAACGAAACAGCTTCTTTTAGCCCAGATACCATTTTCACTGCCATATCCAACGACAGGTATTCGGTATCCCAATCGCTCTCAGTGGCTTGCAACGCTTGTGGGACAAGTCCGCGCACCTGCGGGTCAGCGTGCAGACGCACGCCCGCCTCCAGCAACTTCCTGCACAACCTAATTACTGCCTCGGCGCCAACATTTTCGTCGATCACCAGGGTTTCTGCGGCATTACACACGCCCACCCTAGAGGTCTTTGCGTCTAATACCACGGCCTCTGCCTGGTCTATGTCTGCACTGGCGTCAACGTAGATGTGGCAATTGCCTGTTCCAGTTTCAATGACCGGAACCTTCGCGTTTTGTACCACTGTCTGGATGAGGGATTTACCGCCCCGAGGGATTAGCAGATCGATCGAGCCGCGAGCAAGCATCAATCCTTTCGCCCCTTCCCTACCCAGGTCATCTAGGGATTGAATCAGATTGGGATCGAATCCAGTCCGAACTAGAGCCTTCCCGATCACCCGGATCAGGGCAATGTTGGAGTAGCGGGCAGCTGAGCCCCCTCGTAGCAGCGCCGCATTGGAAGATTTCAGCGCCAATGCGGCCACGTCTACAGTCACATTGGGGCGGGCTTCATAGATGAGGCCGAGTACCCCAATTGGTACCCGCCTCTGCGTCAGGTCCAACCCATTCTGTAGTCGACTTCCCCGAACTATTTGTCCGATGGGATCAGCCAGGGTTGCTACGTGCCGCACTGCGGCGGCAATATTTTCAAGGCGGTCTTGGGTTAACGTAAGGCGATCAAGCAGTCCGGCGCTCATCTGCTTGTCTTTGCCTGCTTTTACATCTAGGCGATTTGCGTGGAGCACCTCTTCAGCGTCTTGCAAAAGCTGGCCAGCGATTGCATTCAAGGCCGCGTTCTTTTGCGCAGTGGTTGCGCTGCGTAGCTGCCGTTGCGCCTTACGTGCGAGCTGTGCTCGCTGCACTATTTGATCGTTCATATTAGAATCCCGCTGCTTCTACATCTGTGGCTCTTACCGACATATCGTCGCGGTGGACTACAGGTCTTGCCACTTCTCCAATTTGCGCAATTTTTTCTGAGGTTAGGCCTTTGATCTGTTCGATTTCTACCGACGAGAAGCCAGCTACTCCCCTGCCTAGGACGCTGTCCTGGTAACGCATTTCTACCACCGAGCCGGCGGGGAATGTACCTTCTACACCTACCACTCCAGCAGCTAACAACGAAGAATGTTTTTTCCCTACGGCTAGCGCTGCACCCTCGTCAATTTTTACGGAACCTGCCACACGGGCGGCGTCCGCTATCCAGTCCGCCCTAGAGGGGCGGCGCTTGCCACACCCCTTAAACCAGGTGCCTACGTCAGCCCCGGCCAGCCCTTGCGAAAGGTCATCTGCGGCCAGTAGCAGAGTGTCAATTCCCGAGGACGTGGCCATTGTCGCGGCATGTAGCTTGGTGACCATGCCCCCTGTGCCGATCTCCTTGCCAGCCCCGCTCGCCCGCACTCCGGCAACATCGCTGGCACTGCGGACGGTCTTGATCCGTTTTGCTCCTTCAAGTGAGGGCGGCTTGTCGTAAAGACCGTCCACATCGGTGGCCAATACCAGAAGATCTGCATCAACAAGTTGGGCAACCAGTGCTGCCAACCTGTCGTTGTCGCCGAAACGGATCTCGCCGGTAGCAACCGCATCGTTTTCGTTTACGATCGGCACTACCCCAAGACTCAACAACTTCTCGAAGGAGGCTTTGGCATTCTTGTAATGAGACCGGCGCATCACGTCATCGCCTGTCAGTAAGATCTGCGCAACTAGTTTGTGGTGGGCTTGGAAAGCAGCAGACCAACGCGCCACCAAGAGTCCCTGCCCCATGGCGGCACAAGCCTGCACCGCGGCCAGATCGCGAGGGCGGCGAGCGTATCTCAGTGGCGTCATGCCGGCCGCTACCGCACCGGATGACACTATCACTACCTGCCCACCCCGGTTACACCGGCTGGCAACTAAGGCTGCCACCCGGTCAAGCCGGTTTAGGTCTAGCCCGCCATCAGAGCGGGTGAGCGAAGAAGAACCTAGTTTTACAACGATTCTTCTGGCAGTAGCTATTGCTTCTACAGGTCGGGATCCGTCCATAGTCCCTCTTCCTTCTCGGCAGCCAGCTCAGAGCGAGCCGCAGCCTTTGCATCCATGCGCGAGTAGTAGTCACGGCGCTTTTCTTCCCTGGTTGGGCGGGAGCGTTGGTCCAACCTTAGGTCTTCGCCGCGGCGGCCGAGCAATTCGGCTCCGGTAGACATCGTGGGTTCCCAATCGAACAGGACGCCATCGGTTATATCACCGATAACTACAGTGTCTCCGGCATGCGCCCCGGCTTCTAGCAGCAGATCTTCCACTCCTGCTGCGTTGAGCCTGTCTGCCAAGTATCCAACCGCTTCATCGTTACCGAAGTCTGTTTGGATTACCCAGCGCTCCGGGTTGCGACCGCGCACCTGGTACAGCGGCTCTCCGTCCCGAGTATGCTTAGTGACCGTAATCTTCGGCGCCCCTACGGGGGCAGGCCGAAGCACCTGCCGCACTTCCGGTTCTGCCGGCATCTTCGCCCTCTGTTCTTCCACAAGCTTGCCGAGGGCGAAAGACAGTTCGCGCAGCCCTTCATGAGAAAGTGCCGACACTTCGTAAAGTGGCCATCCCCTCTGCTTTAGCTGTTCGCGCACCAGATCCGCCATGTCTTTGCCATCAGGCAGATCGACCTTGTTGAGGACGACTACGCGCGGGCGCTCCGCTAGAGGAATCACGCCCTCCAGCTTGTCTAGATCAGATTCGTAGTTAGACAGCTCGTCCTCGATAGTTTGCAGGTCATCTACGGGGTTGCGATCTGGCTCGAAGGCAATCGCATCCAGGACGTGCACAATAACCGAGCACCGCTCAATATGGCGAAGGAAGTCCAGACCCAGGCCCTTGCCCTGCGACGCTCCGGGAATAAGACCCGGCACGTCCGCAATGGTGTAGCGGAACTGATCGGCCTTTACTACCCCCAGATTCGGAACCAGCGTCGTAAAGGGGTAGTCTGCGATCTTGGGGCGAGCAGCCGACAAAGCAGCAATTAGCGAGGACTTGCCACTAGATGGGAAGCCTACAAGCGCCACGTCGGCGACAGACTTGAGCTCCATGACAACTGTCGCCTCGCTGCCCGGTTCGCCTAGCAGCGCAAACCCCGGCGCCTTGCGTTTCTTCGAGGAAAGCGCACTATTGCCTAGCCCGCCGGCACCGCCAGACGCGATCATGTATTCCTGGCCTTCAGCAGACAGATCGGCCAGCACATTGCCGGCCTGATCCTTGATCACGGTTCCCTGCGGAACCGGCAAGATTAGATCCGCTCCGTTCTTGCCAGAACGCATATCCCCCATACCTGGAGTGCCATTTTCTGCGCGCCGATGCGGCAGGTGGTGGAAGTCCAAAAGCGTGGTCGTACCCATGTCTACGCGGGCAATCACCGAACCACCGTGACCGCCGTTGCCACCGTCGGGACCGCCCAGCGGCTTATATTTTTCACGGCGAATAGAGACACAGCCGTGACCGCCGTTGCCACCGGCAGCACTGAGGGTTACTCGATCAACAAAGTTAGCCATTGGTTACTCCTTACAAGTAGCCAGGATATACAAAAATGGGGGCGGACAACGTCCGCCCCCACTGAAAGCCTAAAACCTAGGCAGTGACGATATTTACAACCTTGCGGCCGTGACGGGTGCCGAATTCAACGGCTCCAGCTGCCAGGGCGAACAGGGTGTCATCCTTGCCACGGCCGACGTTGACGCCGGGGTGGAAGTGGGTGCCGCGCTGGCGGACCAGAATTTCGCCTGCGTTCACGGTCTGACCGCCGAAGCGCTTCACACCAAGGTGCTGCGCGTTCGAATCACGGCCGTTACGGGACGAACTAAGACCCTTCTTAGTTGACATATTTTCACGCTTCCTTAGTAGTAAAGATCAGGCGATCGAGGTGATCTTCACCGCGGTCAGTGGCTGACGGTGGCCCTGACGCTTGCGGTAACCCGTCTTGTTCTTGTACTTGATGATGTTGATCTTCGGGCCCTTAGTAGGCTCGAGGACCTCTGCCTTGACAGTTGCCTTTTCCAGGGCGGAGGCATCGGTGGTGACCTTGCCACCATCGCCGATCATGACGGGCTGGAAGGTGACCTCGTCACCTACTGCTGCATCCAGCCGGTCGACGACGATAACGTCTCCGACGGAGACCTTCTCCTGGCGGCCACCGGCCTTGACGATCGCGTAGACCACGTTAGACTCATTCCTCTTGTTGATATGGACAAATTTTAAAAGCAACCTAAGCTGCTCGCGCAAAGTGCGCACCGACGATCAAGGTTACGTGTTTTATACCCGTTAGAGCAACCACCTTGACCTGATTGTATGCGACATCACGCCTACCGAATCATGACTCCACTAGTCGAGCTGGAGGAGTCAGTTTTCACCGAGGCCGAAGTTGCGGCACGACGGCGATGGCGCCGTTTAGGAGTTTCCTCTTTAGATTCCCCTTCCGCACCCGACTTCGGATCGGGAAGCTGAATATCGGAGATATCCATCTTCGCAGCGCGTTTCCGCTTATTAGCGCTTTTTACCTCGGGAAGTTCCAAATGTGGTGTATTCCGCTTTTCTTTGCGGTTGCTCTTGGAGTGACCTTCCTTGGGCTGTTTTTCCTTCGGCGGCCTATTTTCGGTAGCCTCTGCGCTGTTTTGTTCAGCCTGCCCCCGCTGGATGCGCGCCTCGGACTCGGTGGGACCTTCATGGGACTTTTCGGCTGCCTTAGCAATAGCCGCTAGAGTATCGCGCGTCTTCTGGTCGGCCTCGTGGACCCGTTCAGAGGAGGCTCCTTGTTTGGCCGCTTCCTTCCGCCTTTGCGCCGCCTTCTTATCTTTCTTGTTGGCGGCAGCGTTGGTCTCGCCTCGTTCAACCGGATGCTGGTGCACTATGAAACCGCGACCATCGCAGCATTCACATGGGGTCGAGAAGGCTTCGACCAGGCCTTGGCCCACCCTTTTCCTGGTCATTTGGACCAGCCCGAGGGCGGTTACCTCAGTTACCTGGTGGCGAGTGCGATCCCGCCCCAAGCATTCGATGAGTCGGCGGAGCACCAGCGACCTGTTGGATTCAAGCACCATGTCCACGAAGTCGATGACGATGATGCCGCCAATGTCGCGCAGGCGCAGCTGCCGAACGATCTCTTCAGCCGACTCTAGATTGTTCTTGGTAACTGTTTCCTCTAGAGTCCCCTGCTTGCCACCGGTGTACTTGCCGGTGTTAACGTCGATCACCGTCATCGCCTCGGTGCGATCGATAATTAGGTAGCCCCCCGAAGGTAGCCAGACTTTTCGGTCCATGCCCTTGGCTAGCTGTTCGTCAATACGGTGGGCAGCAAAAATGTCATCATTCTTCGCCCACTGATGCACCCGGTCTAGCAAGTCTGGACTGAGTTCCTTCACGTAATCGTGAATCGACTTGTACGCGTCCTTGCCCTGGACTACAAGCGAGTTGAAATCCTCGTTGAAAATGTCTCGGACTACCCGGAGTGCTAGTTCCGGTTCACCTTTCAAAAGCATCGGAGCCTTGGTGGCCTTCGCTGACTTGTCCTGAACTGACTGCCACTGGCTAGCCAGGCGCTCAATGTCGGCACGGATCTGCTCCTCGGTTGCGCCCTCGGCGGCTGTGCGGACAATGACGCCGTTGCCTTTGGGAACCACGTCCTTCAAAATCGATTTGAGCCTAGACCTCTCGGAACCCGGAAGCTTCCGGGAAATACCCATCATGTTGCCGCCCGGGACCATGACCAGGTAGCGCCCCGCCAGGGTGATTTGGGCGGTCAAACGGGCTCCCTTGTGCCCAATCGGATCTTTAGTGACCTGCACCATGATCTTGTCGCCAGATTTTAGCGCCTGCTCGATCTTGCGTGGCTTACCTGCCATCCCCAGACCGTCCCAGTTAACCTCGCCAGCATAGAGAACAGCGTTACGGCCGCGTCCCAGGTCAACGAATGCAGCCTCCATCGAAGGCAACACGTTTTGCACTCGGCCCAGGAAGATTGAGCCGACCATCGACACCTGCGTGTGCGAGGCAACGTAGTGCTCGACCAGCAGATCGTCCTCGAGGACCGCAATCTGGTTGAGGCCGTCCTCTTCGCGAACTATCATGTCGCGCTTTACGGACTCCCGCCTGGCAAGGAACTCAGCCTCGGTAATCGAGTGGCGCTTGCGCCCCTCTCTTCTCCCCTCACGGCGACGCTGCTTCTTAGCTTCCAGACGAGTCGACCCCTTGAGGGCGGTGACTTCGTTCATTACTTCTTCAGTCGAAGCTACCGAATCGTCCGCCCCAGCTGATCGCCTACGGCGGCGCCGCCGCCTAGAAGAGGATTCTTCTTCGGCATCCTCGTTCTCTTCTTTCGAGGGCGACTTGTCAGCTTCAGCCTTGGACTGCTTTGAGTCACTACTACGGCGGCGCCTCCGCGTCTTCCGTGAGGATTTCTGCTCGCCTGCTTCTTCTGCGTCAGAATCCGGCTTTGCCGACTCATTCTTCTTATTAGAACGAGACTTCTTCTTCGAAGCCTGCTCGTCACCCTTTTTCGCAGACTTCGTCCCCTTGGACTTCTTGTCAGAATGCTTCTCGTTTTCAGGTCCTGCGCTCTGTTGCACTGGAGCGGGCACTGCGTTCGCCAGATCGGGAGCTTGGAAAAGCAACGTGGCGGCCGGTGCGGGTGCCACCGTCGACTGTTCAGTTGATTTAGACACTAGATATTCCTTTATTTTGCGGACTGGCACGCATCTGCCGTCCCGTCTCGCGCCTTGGCGCGGAAGTCTTTCACGCTTTCTAACAACGGCCCGCGGGCCGGAGAAAGCCACCGAGCTTGGGATGCGCAGCTCGGCAACTTGTTCCATTATTCCACAGGAAGCAGGTTAAGGATTAAGTGATACTAGTGATGCGAAAAACAATCAGGTGGTAACTAGAGCTAACCCGCAGAAAAAGCATCAAAACGCTGGCGATTTCTATGAATTCTAAACAGTTGTTTAGTATCTTAATGACATGGTTGTCATCAAGTGGGTGCAATTACCTACCGATAGACAACGCAAGTATCAATAGATCTACCCATTCAAGCGGAAAGGCATAGAAAATGTCTGTCGCCCCGACAGCGCTAGATGCGCTCACTCTGGCGCGGTGGCAGTTCGGTATTACTACCGTCTACCACTTCATTTTGGTTCCGCTCACCATCGGTCTATCTTTATTCGTCGCCTGCATGCAGACCATGTGGGTACGCACCGGTAAAGATTACTGGCTGAAGGCGACGCGGCTATTTGGCAAACTTTTCCTAATCAACTTCGCGCTCGGTGTCTCCACCGGTATCGTGCAGGAATTCCAGTTCGGCATGAACTGGTCTGAATATTCCCGTTACGTCGGAGACATCTTCGGCGCTCCCCTGGCAGTGGAAGCCCTGCTCTCCTTCTTCCTAGAATCCACCTTCATCGGTTTGTGG
The genomic region above belongs to Winkia neuii and contains:
- a CDS encoding glutamate-5-semialdehyde dehydrogenase; translated protein: MNDQIVQRAQLARKAQRQLRSATTAQKNAALNAIAGQLLQDAEEVLHANRLDVKAGKDKQMSAGLLDRLTLTQDRLENIAAAVRHVATLADPIGQIVRGSRLQNGLDLTQRRVPIGVLGLIYEARPNVTVDVAALALKSSNAALLRGGSAARYSNIALIRVIGKALVRTGFDPNLIQSLDDLGREGAKGLMLARGSIDLLIPRGGKSLIQTVVQNAKVPVIETGTGNCHIYVDASADIDQAEAVVLDAKTSRVGVCNAAETLVIDENVGAEAVIRLCRKLLEAGVRLHADPQVRGLVPQALQATESDWDTEYLSLDMAVKMVSGLKEAVSFISAHSTGHTEAVLATDARVIEEFTEQIDSAAIAVNASTRFTDGGELGLGAEIGISTQKMHARGPMGLEELTTTTWVYTGRGHVRG
- the obgE gene encoding GTPase ObgE, with the protein product MANFVDRVTLSAAGGNGGHGCVSIRREKYKPLGGPDGGNGGHGGSVIARVDMGTTTLLDFHHLPHRRAENGTPGMGDMRSGKNGADLILPVPQGTVIKDQAGNVLADLSAEGQEYMIASGGAGGLGNSALSSKKRKAPGFALLGEPGSEATVVMELKSVADVALVGFPSSGKSSLIAALSAARPKIADYPFTTLVPNLGVVKADQFRYTIADVPGLIPGASQGKGLGLDFLRHIERCSVIVHVLDAIAFEPDRNPVDDLQTIEDELSNYESDLDKLEGVIPLAERPRVVVLNKVDLPDGKDMADLVREQLKQRGWPLYEVSALSHEGLRELSFALGKLVEEQRAKMPAEPEVRQVLRPAPVGAPKITVTKHTRDGEPLYQVRGRNPERWVIQTDFGNDEAVGYLADRLNAAGVEDLLLEAGAHAGDTVVIGDITDGVLFDWEPTMSTGAELLGRRGEDLRLDQRSRPTREEKRRDYYSRMDAKAAARSELAAEKEEGLWTDPDL
- a CDS encoding Rne/Rng family ribonuclease, with the protein product MSKSTEQSTVAPAPAATLLFQAPDLANAVPAPVQQSAGPENEKHSDKKSKGTKSAKKGDEQASKKKSRSNKKNESAKPDSDAEEAGEQKSSRKTRRRRRSSDSKQSKAEADKSPSKEENEDAEEESSSRRRRRRRRSAGADDSVASTEEVMNEVTALKGSTRLEAKKQRRREGRREGRKRHSITEAEFLARRESVKRDMIVREEDGLNQIAVLEDDLLVEHYVASHTQVSMVGSIFLGRVQNVLPSMEAAFVDLGRGRNAVLYAGEVNWDGLGMAGKPRKIEQALKSGDKIMVQVTKDPIGHKGARLTAQITLAGRYLVMVPGGNMMGISRKLPGSERSRLKSILKDVVPKGNGVIVRTAAEGATEEQIRADIERLASQWQSVQDKSAKATKAPMLLKGEPELALRVVRDIFNEDFNSLVVQGKDAYKSIHDYVKELSPDLLDRVHQWAKNDDIFAAHRIDEQLAKGMDRKVWLPSGGYLIIDRTEAMTVIDVNTGKYTGGKQGTLEETVTKNNLESAEEIVRQLRLRDIGGIIVIDFVDMVLESNRSLVLRRLIECLGRDRTRHQVTEVTALGLVQMTRKRVGQGLVEAFSTPCECCDGRGFIVHQHPVERGETNAAANKKDKKAAQRRKEAAKQGASSERVHEADQKTRDTLAAIAKAAEKSHEGPTESEARIQRGQAEQNSAEATENRPPKEKQPKEGHSKSNRKEKRNTPHLELPEVKSANKRKRAAKMDISDIQLPDPKSGAEGESKEETPKRRHRRRAATSASVKTDSSSSTSGVMIR
- a CDS encoding CAP domain-containing protein is translated as MATKNMFRPRQVVAASALAAITVASLSACSTKDEQTENALGAASSPSAQDGSAGSKEKTQTPKKDSPKRQDKDQKDEASTRPQQLPGLAYAGPVDAPAEAEDNRSQGTDELPRNTQPQTLVPRQEAEGGALNPATKVGGSSSHAQPVAVTHPGKTKHDQVAKPHPTSPAKPGAGEQTPDPTQPSKPGGEITEPGDDVQATPAEVLEAARTSYSQAKKQAAQAEAILQGANAQLKQKQAKLAEVKAKLEAAKQKVEQAEERVAATKAATKNANAALLEAQITANKSVQAALSRLEVVKAEVQKAVANAAEAKHVAQSARAVAEQRKVAAEEAGQVVADAQASYDSLEAEVPEGQSWPIGDWRKVSVHDRETLIAHMLMEKINSYREKAGLRPLVANHAADHASRTWAQFMAQEDNLIHASDLISGMDPKYMDGLKYIRAENIAWVGGGKWRSPLVLADEVFDAWKKSEWHNKNMLRDWSYQGLGVATTKTGGIYVAHRLYPVGELPESDSYKVASTRPIVGVDVTGDITYEGEKLGDNPGYVAGSENLPTEDPAGFINNATKQERLEEAQAKVDKAKAEAEKAQAVADSASASAEEAESAQVQAEEASQQARQRQEVAETEVEKAKEEAAADPQVEEAQRQNDEAETRQAEAEEELDSAKQEEAGVAEEVVTAESEEQQAQDIALAAADNAENAQKAEQAAAKKVAEAEQALED
- the rpmA gene encoding 50S ribosomal protein L27, with amino-acid sequence MSTKKGLSSSRNGRDSNAQHLGVKRFGGQTVNAGEILVRQRGTHFHPGVNVGRGKDDTLFALAAGAVEFGTRHGRKVVNIVTA
- a CDS encoding histidine phosphatase family protein → MSQIVFLRHGQTDFNLQRRYQGRVDIPLNQTGVEQAERAGEALARQFAFERIISSPLSRAKLTAQAVASRLGLDVETDPRLIERSYGQVEGRTFDDFKLDFTAEYASYKVCGECPQLQIEPRCEVAERFREVVAEVTADLDGAALFVSHGSAISQGIAGVLRLDASVWQGIGGPDNCHWSVLSSGTRAPGWRLTAHNVGV
- the proB gene encoding glutamate 5-kinase, encoding MDGSRPVEAIATARRIVVKLGSSSLTRSDGGLDLNRLDRVAALVASRCNRGGQVVIVSSGAVAAGMTPLRYARRPRDLAAVQACAAMGQGLLVARWSAAFQAHHKLVAQILLTGDDVMRRSHYKNAKASFEKLLSLGVVPIVNENDAVATGEIRFGDNDRLAALVAQLVDADLLVLATDVDGLYDKPPSLEGAKRIKTVRSASDVAGVRASGAGKEIGTGGMVTKLHAATMATSSGIDTLLLAADDLSQGLAGADVGTWFKGCGKRRPSRADWIADAARVAGSVKIDEGAALAVGKKHSSLLAAGVVGVEGTFPAGSVVEMRYQDSVLGRGVAGFSSVEIEQIKGLTSEKIAQIGEVARPVVHRDDMSVRATDVEAAGF
- the rsfS gene encoding ribosome silencing factor; protein product: MAVSDTVLSAVHVAAKAAADKLSEDIVAIDVSSRLPFADAFLLASADTDRQVKAVVSAVEDELRELGFSVQRREGLEAASWVAVEADGLMVHVFQPEERHYYGLERLWKDCPRIDISADIQSIPAAVTA
- the rplU gene encoding 50S ribosomal protein L21, which codes for MVYAIVKAGGRQEKVSVGDVIVVDRLDAAVGDEVTFQPVMIGDGGKVTTDASALEKATVKAEVLEPTKGPKINIIKYKNKTGYRKRQGHRQPLTAVKITSIA